A stretch of Paucidesulfovibrio gracilis DSM 16080 DNA encodes these proteins:
- the rpsJ gene encoding 30S ribosomal protein S10 → MATMTSDRIRIKLKAYDYRILDKAVTEIVDTARNTGAAIAGPVPLPTDIHRTTVQKSVHVDKKSREQFEQRVHKRLLDILEPTQQTVDSLGKLSLPAGVDVEIKL, encoded by the coding sequence ATGGCGACCATGACCAGTGATCGGATCAGGATCAAACTGAAAGCATATGATTATCGCATCCTGGACAAGGCGGTCACCGAGATCGTAGACACCGCCCGGAACACCGGGGCGGCCATCGCCGGGCCCGTTCCTTTGCCCACCGATATTCACCGGACCACGGTCCAGAAGTCCGTTCACGTGGACAAGAAGTCCCGCGAACAGTTCGAGCAGCGCGTACACAAGCGCCTTTTGGACATTCTGGAACCCACTCAGCAGACTGTGGACTCGCTCGGAAAGCTGTCCCTGCCCGCTGGTGTTGACGTGGAAATCAAGCTTTAA
- the fusA gene encoding elongation factor G — protein sequence MARQVPREKQRNIGIMAHIDAGKTTTTERILFYTGVSHKIGETHDGSATMDWMEQEQERGITITSAATTCFWREHRVNIIDTPGHVDFTMEVERALRVLDGAIAVFDAVAGVEPQSETVWRQADRYKVPRVAFVNKMDRVGANFSRCVDMIKERLGAKPVVLQIPIGAEDEFEGVVDLIEGKAILFDKPETFGMEFTVTDVPAELQETFDALRLELVESIAEEDEALMEKYLGGEELTPEELREGVRKATVSLTICPVLCGTAFKNKGVQQLLDAIIDYLPSPLDIAAIKGAHVDTGEDVECPCDDDKPLAALAFKLMTDPFVGHLTFLRIYSGHIESGQSFVNTRSGKKERIGRLLKMHANKRDEVKEAWAGDIVAAVGLKTVSTGDTLAEAKLPVILESLDVPDPVIEVAIEPKTKADRDVLSDSLAKLAKEDPSFRVKTDEETGQTLIAGMGELHLEIIVDRLLREFNVNANVGAPRVAYRETITQSVKVDVKHAKQSGGRGQYGHVVLEVEPNPEEGYAFSDEIKGGVIPKEYIPPVDRGIQDALKNGVMAGYPVVDVKVKLVFGSYHEVDSSEQAFYVAGSMAIKDACKKAAPALLEPIMSVEVVTPEEYLGDVMGDLNGRRGRVAGMDSRGGAQVISAMVPLSMMFGYATDLRSKTQGRATFTMQFDHYEQVPASLAEELVKKSA from the coding sequence GTGGCCAGACAGGTTCCCAGGGAAAAGCAGCGCAATATCGGCATCATGGCGCACATTGATGCCGGTAAGACCACGACCACTGAGCGCATTCTGTTCTATACCGGCGTTTCCCACAAAATCGGTGAGACGCACGACGGTTCCGCCACCATGGACTGGATGGAGCAGGAGCAGGAGCGCGGCATTACCATTACTAGTGCCGCCACCACGTGTTTTTGGCGCGAGCATCGGGTGAACATCATTGATACACCCGGACACGTGGACTTTACCATGGAAGTGGAGCGTGCCTTGCGCGTGCTTGATGGTGCCATCGCGGTTTTCGATGCCGTTGCCGGTGTCGAGCCCCAGTCCGAAACGGTCTGGCGGCAAGCGGACCGGTACAAGGTTCCCCGCGTGGCTTTTGTGAATAAGATGGACCGTGTCGGTGCCAACTTTTCCCGTTGCGTCGACATGATCAAAGAACGACTTGGCGCTAAGCCGGTGGTTCTGCAGATTCCCATCGGCGCTGAGGACGAGTTTGAAGGCGTCGTGGATCTTATCGAGGGCAAAGCCATTCTCTTCGACAAGCCGGAAACGTTCGGGATGGAATTCACTGTCACCGACGTGCCCGCCGAACTCCAGGAGACGTTTGACGCGTTGCGTCTCGAGTTGGTCGAGAGCATTGCCGAAGAAGACGAAGCCCTGATGGAAAAATACCTTGGCGGTGAGGAGCTGACTCCTGAAGAGCTGCGTGAGGGCGTGCGGAAGGCTACCGTTAGCCTGACCATCTGCCCCGTGCTCTGCGGCACCGCCTTTAAGAACAAGGGCGTGCAGCAGCTGCTCGACGCCATCATCGACTACTTGCCTTCTCCGCTGGACATCGCCGCCATCAAGGGCGCGCATGTGGACACTGGGGAAGATGTCGAGTGCCCGTGTGATGACGACAAGCCGCTTGCCGCTCTGGCATTCAAATTGATGACCGATCCCTTTGTTGGACATCTGACCTTCCTGCGCATCTACTCCGGACACATCGAGTCCGGGCAGTCCTTCGTGAACACCCGTTCCGGAAAGAAGGAGCGCATCGGTCGTCTGCTGAAGATGCATGCCAACAAACGTGATGAAGTCAAGGAAGCCTGGGCCGGTGACATTGTCGCGGCCGTGGGTCTGAAGACCGTATCGACCGGTGACACCCTGGCCGAGGCCAAGTTGCCGGTGATTCTGGAGTCCCTGGACGTTCCCGATCCGGTCATCGAAGTTGCCATTGAGCCGAAAACCAAGGCCGACCGTGACGTGCTTTCCGACAGTCTGGCCAAGCTCGCCAAAGAGGATCCCAGTTTCCGCGTCAAGACCGACGAAGAAACCGGCCAGACCCTTATCGCGGGTATGGGTGAACTGCACCTGGAAATCATTGTTGACCGCCTGTTGCGCGAATTCAACGTCAATGCCAATGTCGGCGCCCCGCGTGTGGCCTATCGTGAGACCATCACCCAGTCGGTGAAGGTGGACGTCAAACATGCCAAGCAGTCGGGCGGTCGCGGCCAGTACGGCCACGTCGTGCTCGAAGTCGAGCCGAATCCGGAAGAAGGCTACGCCTTCTCGGATGAGATTAAGGGCGGCGTGATCCCCAAGGAATACATCCCGCCCGTTGATCGCGGTATTCAGGATGCCTTGAAGAACGGCGTCATGGCTGGCTATCCGGTGGTGGACGTCAAGGTCAAGCTGGTCTTTGGTTCCTACCATGAGGTGGACTCCTCGGAACAGGCCTTTTACGTGGCCGGTTCCATGGCCATCAAGGACGCCTGCAAAAAGGCGGCCCCGGCCTTGCTGGAACCGATCATGAGTGTTGAAGTGGTGACCCCCGAGGAATACCTCGGTGATGTCATGGGCGACCTGAACGGTCGTCGCGGCCGCGTTGCCGGCATGGATTCTCGCGGTGGAGCCCAGGTCATCAGTGCCATGGTCCCCCTGTCCATGATGTTCGGTTACGCCACGGACCTGCGGTCCAAGACCCAGGGCCGGGCCACCTTCACCATGCAGTTTGACCACTACGAGCAGGTTCCTGCCTCGTTGGCCGAGGAGTTGGTCAAGAAAAGCGCGTGA
- the rplC gene encoding 50S ribosomal protein L3, producing MPKTLGLLGKKVGMTRIFSDDGSVCPVTVIAAGPCPIMQIKSVDKEGYNALQLAFEEVPERKVNRPERGHQAKAGKGFFRHTLEFRVDETAEYEVGQELTVDMFKAGDTVKVSGTSKGKGFQGVMKRWNFGGQRASHGAEKVHRAPGSVGNATFPGRVWKNKKMPGHMGARNVTLPTVEVLDVRPDENIIVVKGQIPGPNNGLVMIRKKN from the coding sequence ATGCCCAAAACGCTTGGATTGCTCGGAAAGAAGGTCGGGATGACCCGGATCTTCAGCGACGACGGCAGCGTGTGCCCTGTGACCGTTATTGCCGCCGGGCCGTGTCCGATCATGCAGATCAAGTCCGTTGACAAGGAAGGATATAACGCCTTGCAGTTGGCCTTCGAGGAAGTGCCGGAGCGCAAAGTCAATCGTCCGGAGCGCGGCCATCAGGCCAAGGCCGGAAAAGGCTTTTTCCGCCACACCCTTGAGTTCCGCGTTGATGAAACCGCGGAATACGAAGTGGGTCAAGAACTGACTGTGGACATGTTCAAGGCCGGAGACACCGTCAAGGTGTCCGGAACCAGTAAGGGAAAAGGCTTCCAGGGCGTTATGAAGCGCTGGAACTTCGGTGGCCAGCGGGCCTCCCACGGTGCCGAAAAAGTGCACCGCGCCCCGGGTTCCGTCGGTAACGCCACCTTCCCGGGTCGTGTCTGGAAGAACAAGAAAATGCCCGGCCACATGGGCGCGCGTAATGTGACTCTTCCCACCGTGGAAGTGCTCGACGTTCGCCCCGACGAAAACATCATCGTGGTCAAGGGCCAGATTCCGGGTCCGAATAATGGCCTGGTGATGATCCGCAAGAAGAATTAG